From Ptychodera flava strain L36383 chromosome 2, AS_Pfla_20210202, whole genome shotgun sequence, the proteins below share one genomic window:
- the LOC139114845 gene encoding cylicin-2-like, with amino-acid sequence MNHASGLKHLVLQHGHQVVVSAMKAVESKDLDLLRDLLKQCQEKMNVQQVSENEWTCNMCDLDLETQEVYQEHLRSSRHITKFICARSLCESVQRLYNVKAVTFNVSPAKPAAQKRKQNRDASPQKKRGGKRDTTPPRRREDRKDAASSRRRTESRDARQPGKKGEKEESAAEKAKRVKEKFDALMKEKSRSRHTSRDSSSSGRDSSGKRSDGRSNRRESTSSRDQKSHKDGAREVKGEAKEVKGNVERREGASVQRSSQRRNSHGQAKDDVATSEKVKSREDRRNQPTSAKVEGERSSAAAKKDTNKGDREGAKATVVKKGDDNVKAKQQKTENVRQEKSPSDSNSGQAVAKTVASKENVKKDRKDEDGQKPKQKALKATDTARNECKDGKDHDKVKAKSSTDKSTADPSTVKPGHDNKDKTTRSRGDSESASSKPTEDTEKDGEKANDDESVDHFAADMLGDDFIIMDELEQEEYDMDDDNDETLLDVTQITEGDSDEDAHLREEEERLSAAVDVSLLTGYSENIQYGKTYIKPGHYCLMCEKFIQDPKVSLEEHCKTQLHRQRVEKQAKDLELIEEAIEKE; translated from the exons ATGAACCATGCATCTGGATTGAAGCATCTTGTCTTACAACATGGACATCAAGTTGTTGTATCAGCCATGAAAGCTGTAGAAAGCAAAGATTTGGACCTCTTGAGGGACTTACTGAAG CAATGCCAAGAAAAGATGAATGTTCAGCAAGTTTCTGAAAATGAATGGACTTGTAACATGTGTGATCTTGACCTTGAGACGCAAGAG GTTTACCAAGAGCATCTCAGAAGTAGCAGACACATCACCAAGTTCATATGTGCCAGATCTCTGTGTGAGTCAGTGCAGCGTCTGTACAATGTCAAGGCCGTCACTTTCAACGTAAGTCCAGCCAAGCCAGCAGCACAGAAGAGGAAACAAAACAGAGATGCCTCCCCTCAGAAAAAGAGGGGCGGGAAGAGAGACACCACACCACCCAGGAGGAGAGAGGACAGGAAAGATGCTGCGTCGTCAAGGAGGAGAACAGAGAGCAGAGATGCCCGGCAACCGGGTAAGAAGGGAGAGAAGGAAGAAAGCGCTGCGGAGAAAGCAAAGAGAGTTAAAGAGAAGTTTGATGCTCTGATGAAGGAGAAGAGCAGAAGCAGACACACGTCTCGGGATAGCTCCTCCAGTGGCAGAGATTCATCGGGAAAGAGGTCAGATGGAAGATCAAACAGACGAGAGAGCACTTCCAGCAGGGATCAAAAGTCACACAAAGATGGAGCGAGAGAGGTCAAAGGTGAAGCAaaagaggtcaaaggtaatgTAGAACGCAGAGAAGGTGCAAGCGTCCAGAGGTCATCACAGAGGAGAAATTCCCATGGCCAAGCAAAAGATGACGTTGCAACATCAGAGAAAGTTAAAAGCAGGGAAGATAGGAGGAATCAGCCTACAAGTGCAAAGGTTGAAGGTGAAAGGTCGTCAGCTGCTGCAAAGAAGGATACCAATAAAGGAGACAGAGAGGGTGCCAAAGCTACTGTCGTGAAAAAGGGTGACGACAACGTGAAAGCAAAGCAACAGAAGACAGAGAATGTTAGACAAGAAAAATCACCAAGCGATTCAAATTCAGGCCAGGCAGTTGCCAAGACAGTGGcttcaaaagaaaatgtgaagaAAGATAGAAAAGATGAGGATGGGCAGAAACCCAAACAGAAAGCATTGAAGGCCACGGATACAGCAAGAAATGAATGTAAAGATGGAAAAGATCATGACAAGGTGAAAGCCAAGTCATCAACAGACAAGAGCACGGCTGATCCATCAACAGTCAAACCAGGTCACGATAACAAAGACAAGACTACAAGGAGCAGAGGAGACAGTGAATCTGCCAGCAGCAAACCAACTGAAGACACAGAAAAGGATGGTGAGAAAGCTAACGATGATGAGAGCGTAGACCACTTTGCAGCAGACATGCTGGGAGATGATTTTATCATCATGGATGAATTGGAGCAAGAGGAGTATGACAtggatgatgataatgatgaaacACTTCTTGATGTTACTCAGATTACTGAAGGTGACTCGGATGAAGATGCACACCTACGAGAAGAAGAGGAAAGATTATCTGCTGCTGTGGACGTAAGCCTGCTGACAGGTTACtctgaaaatatacaatatg GTAAAACATATATCAAGCCAGGACACTACTGTCTTATGTGTGAGAAGTTTATCCAAGATCCCAAAGTTTCATTGGAGGAACACTGCAAGACGCAACTGCACCGCCAGCGAGTTGAG AAGCAGGCCAAAGATCTGGAGCTGATTGAAGAAGCCATAGAGAAAGAATGA